The following coding sequences lie in one Kamptonema formosum PCC 6407 genomic window:
- a CDS encoding J domain-containing protein, giving the protein MDIADYYRQLGLRLGASLSQVKSSYRRLAREYHPDVNPGDEAAKNKFIALTEAYKFLLDVAPPDVQEGKQSVSTSASATVRPQPQAVKVTRKERPIEYNGALSEADQKLKRDSYLQLQQLLKYQRFPRAIALVEGLAQRIPDDLEVRQWQAIAYQRWGRHLIGEHQVDKARSYLKKALRTDPHNRALWAEVERDFRRLERIY; this is encoded by the coding sequence ATGGATATTGCAGATTATTATCGGCAGTTAGGGTTAAGATTAGGTGCGAGTTTGTCGCAAGTTAAGTCGTCTTATCGGCGGCTGGCGAGAGAGTATCATCCCGATGTAAATCCTGGGGATGAAGCAGCTAAGAATAAGTTTATTGCCTTGACGGAGGCTTATAAGTTTCTCTTGGATGTTGCGCCGCCTGATGTTCAGGAGGGGAAACAGTCTGTTTCGACATCCGCATCGGCGACAGTGCGGCCTCAACCACAGGCAGTTAAAGTAACTCGCAAAGAACGACCTATTGAATATAATGGGGCGCTGTCGGAAGCTGACCAAAAGTTGAAGCGGGATTCTTATTTACAGTTACAGCAGTTGCTTAAATATCAGAGGTTCCCGCGCGCGATCGCACTGGTGGAAGGTTTGGCCCAGCGCATTCCTGATGATTTGGAGGTGCGGCAATGGCAGGCGATCGCTTATCAGCGCTGGGGAAGGCACTTGATCGGCGAACACCAGGTTGATAAAGCGAGAAGTTATCTGAAAAAAGCTCTGCGGACTGACCCTCACAACCGTGCTCTCTGGGCGGAAGTTGAGCGGGATTTTCGCCGTTTGGAACGGATTTATTAA